From a region of the Odontesthes bonariensis isolate fOdoBon6 chromosome 2, fOdoBon6.hap1, whole genome shotgun sequence genome:
- the sertad2b gene encoding SERTA domain-containing protein 2b produces the protein MFGKGAKRKLDEDEEGLEGKTLEASVAGGGLGVLPEGLSKVSYTLQRQTIFNISLMKLYSQRPHGEPSLERRVLINNMLRRIQDELKQEGSLRPLLLPPSPPPDDPMDEGYREAPPSFGVLSAAAATAQVSPPSALLMPAMAPPPSPHPMVPPNCQASQVYPHRVEVCPAPLEACLTPASLLEEDGGDSAFCATSPPTPPLSPPPVPPPSALMSPAPLSVPVAVVSNDSFRSNLSDMELGPSTAITRTAAANTTTTTTSPAPTPTPLPPQLVSPSPTPPGATRDCRTMGAKPEAAAIFLVESRSSELRQMETLPTIPPSGLADIPSSPSSPPSSSSPSGFLSDLALDDVLFADIDTSMYDFDPCTTAGAVGVTAGGGLTKLSPVVTADDLLKSLASPYSGPAPQVSANQPFKIDLTELDHIMEVLVGS, from the coding sequence ATGTTCGGTAAAGGTGCGAAGCGGAAGCTGGACGAGGATGAAGAGGGGCTGGAAGGCAAAACGCTGGAGGCGTCGGTGGCGGGAGGGGGGCTAGGCGTTCTTCCGGAGGGTCTTTCGAAGGTGTCGTACACCCTGCAGAGACAGACCATCTTCAACATCTCTCTGATGAAGCTCTACAGCCAGCGGCCGCACGGCGAGCCCAGCCTGGAGCGCCGCGTCCTCATCAACAACATGCTCCGTCGCATCCAGGACGAGCTCAAGCAGGAAGGCTCCCTGCGGCCGCTCCTCCTCCCGCCCTCGCCGCCGCCCGACGACCCCATGGACGAGGGATACCGCGAGGCGCCCCCATCTTTCGGCGTtctgtcagcagcagcagcgaccGCACAGGTGTCCCCGCCCTCTGCGCTGCTGATGCCGGCGATGGCGCCGCCGCCTTCGCCCCACCCGATGGTGCCTCCAAACTGCCAGGCGTCCCAGGTCTACCCTCACCGTGTGGAGGTGTGTCCCGCCCCTCTGGAAGCCTGCCTCACCCCAGCCTCTTTGCTGGAGGAGGACGGTGGAGATTCAGCCTTCTGTGCCACATCTCCACCCACTCCTCCGCTGTCACCGCCCCCGGTGCCCCCTCCCTCAGCACTTATGAGCCCGGCGCCCCTCAGCGTCCCTGTGGCCGTCGTATCGAACGACAGCTTCCGCTCAAATCTGAGTGACATGGAGTTGGGTCCTTCCACAGCCATAACAAGGACAGCAGCAGCTAATACTACAACCACGACTACCTCCCCTGCTCCTACACCAACCCCCCTGCCCCCCCAGTTAGTGTCCCCCTCCCCGACACCCCCAGGCGCCACCAGAGACTGCAGGACCATGGGTGCTAAACCAGAGGCAGCTGCCATTTTCCTCGTAGAGAGCCGCTCTTCTGAGCTCCGGCAAATGGAAACTCTGCCCACGATTCCCCCCAGTGGCCTCGCAGATATTCCCTCCTCTCCCTCGTCCcccccctcctcttcttccccCTCTGGGTTTCTTTCGGATTTGGCGCTGGACGACGTCCTGTTCGCCGACATCGACACGTCCATGTATGACTTTGACCCCTGCACCACGGCGGGGGCGGTGGGCGTCACGGCGGGAGGCGGCCTCACCAAACTGTCGCCGGTGGTAACGGCAGACGACCTCCTCAAATCCCTGGCGTCGCCGTACAGTGGCCCCGCCCCCCAGGTTTCAGCCAATCAGCCTTTCAAAATcgatctgacagaactggaccacATCATGGAGGTGTTGGTGGGTTCATGA